AATTGCACAGTTTCTGCGTCACAATTTGAAATGAGGCGGGCGAGTTGTTGCAGTGCAATCCCGGAGATGATTGCTTCCTTCTCCACCCTTGTAATTGTTGAGTCGGTCCTTGGGTTGATAAAGGCGAGGCGGTGTCCATCGGTCCCGACAAACGTTATGCTGTTGCCGTCAAACTTGACGAGCGCACCGTTCATAGCATAGCGAATATCTTCCGCTGGAATTACAAAAAGCACTGCCCCGATGCCTCTCTTCAGAACCTCGGTCGGTACGGTGATTGACTTCTTGTTTGTAATAGAAGGGAGAGCAGGAAATTCATCAGGCGGAAGCGTAGGAAGCTCAAACTCGGTCGAGTCGAATTCCACATGGAGCGTTTGATGCTCAACATCCACGCTCAGCTCAATCGATTCGACTTCGCCGGCCGCTCTAAGAATTCGTAGGAGGTCCTTCGCATCAGCTGTGACTTGACCTTCCGTTGTTACTTCTGCTGGGATCTCGCTTTCCATTGCGGTCTCGAGATTCGATGTGACAAGATGAATCGTGCTTTTCTTTGCAGAGATAAGGACGTTGCGAAGGACTGGCAGCGTAGTAGATTTCTGATCAGCCAAGGGTACAAGCAATTGAAGCTCTTTGAGCAGAAGCTCGGTTTGTACTTGGAATTGCATGCCCGGTGATGGTTGTGGTTCCTTCTTCATATTGGCTGTCGGGTTTGGTGTTTCATTTTTATCAAGAAGAAGATTTTCATCTGTTTGCATGTTCATTTACTCCGTTCAAGAAAACGTCCTGGATCTTTAAGGCGGGAAATCAGAATCCGGTTATCGCACTTTCAGCCATCTCAACGCGAGCTCAAGAGCTTTTCGTTGAATGGCAAGAGACTCGCCGCTCTCAGCGCATGCGCGGACGACTGCGGCAGAGACCTTGATGATTTGCTCTCGCTGAATGCCGACCTTCTTTCCGATTTTGCGTTTCAGTTCTGGCGGAAGTTCATCCATTTTCACGGCCATAAGTTCCTCATTTCGTGATAGAGCAATACTGGAAGACATGTTGAACCAACTGCATCCTTAGCGATCCTGCCGATCAATCTTGTAACACGTCCTTCCTGATCAGTAAGAAGATCTCTATCGGTTTGCATATTCTTGGGCTCCTTTGATAGAAAAGTTTTTGGGTGTTTTAAAGCGAGAATCGGGAAGCCTGAGTCGTTGCGTTACAGCTTGACGCCGATCTGTAGGCTCATATCTGAAAGCACAATCTGTTCGAAAGCCGGGCTGCAAGGGAGATTGTTATCGGTTATCATCTTCGTGTGGGCAACACTCATCGAGCATTGTGCTTCAATTGCTTACTGCTGCGATTCAGGTAGAAGTTATGCGAGTTCCCGTAATTACAGGCATTATCAATCGAAGGATTTTGGTGAATTTCCGAATTGATCCAGCCGTCATACAACAACATTTGCCCAAGCCGTTTAGGCCCAAATTGCAGAAGGGATATGCCATTGCGGGAATATGTCTTATTAAATTGGAACATATCAGACCCAAAGGAATCCCCACCATACTTGGAATCAGCAGCGAAAATGCCGCTCATCGCATTGCGGTAATTTGGGAAGATGAAGATGGCGTCTTGCGAGAAGGAGTGTTCATTCCTCGACGCGATACCGATTCATTAATAAATACTCTGGCTGGCGGTCGACTTTTCCCCGGAGAACATAATCGCGCTTCTTTTTGTGTTTCCGAATTGCAGGACAATATAGATGTAGAAGTTTCATCGGATGACGGAGTTGTAAATATCAAGATGTCCGGAAGCGTATCCGATCATATGCCGCCGGGCTCAGTCTTCTCAAACTTGCAAGAAGCATCCGACTTTTTTGAATCTGGTTCGGTTGGATATTCAGTTACGGGGAATCAGAATCGCCTTGATGGCCTCACTTTGCGCACTCAGAATTGGAAAGTCCAGCCACTATCTGTCAACGCGGTCTGCTCAAGCTATTTCTCCGATCCGAACAAATTTCCTATTGGAAGTGTCCAGTTTGACTGCGCTCTTTTGATGAAAAATTTGCTTCACGAATGGCATGGCGCAGATGACATGTATATATAATGTTACCCACGGCGACTCCGCGGCATACGAAACTGTTGCTTGGGAGTAATTAGGACAATGGATGAGCACAGATCTTAAATCAAACTGGAATCGTGGCTCGTATCGGCCGGCCGCGACTCTGAACCCGGTGCACCGCTGAACGTACCACTGATTCCCGCATCAAACTTTATCATCGGCGGTCGGCGCGAGTACTCGCGCGATGATGGTACACCGACCTGGGAGGCCCTCGAAATAATTGTTGGCGGGCTTGAGTCCGGTAAAGCTGTGGCGTTCGCCTCGGGCATGGCTGCAATCGCCGCAGTATTCGATCAGCTTGTGACTGGTACCGTTGTCGCTCTACCGGATGACTGCTATCAAGGCGTTGCCGGCCTGGTAGCCGCAGGAGAAGAGAAGGGACGCTGGTCAGTGCAGCCTATTCCCGTTGATGATACGGCGGGTTGGATTCGTGCATGCACCATCGCGGATCTGATTTGGCTTGAATCACCGTCTAACCCCCTGCTCACGGTGGCTGACCTTGAGGCCATTTGCACTGCACCACGCAAGCAAGGGACGATCGTTGCCGTGGACAATACTTTTGCCACCCCACTAAATCAGCAACCGCTTGAATTTGGTGCAACGGTGTCCCTGCAGTCGGCAACCAAGTTTATCGGTGGCCACTCGGATCTTCTGGCTGGAGTCGCTACGACAAGAGACGTTGCACTGTGGCACGCCCTGAGGAAATGCCGGGAGCTAACCGGGGCCACACCGGGAACGCTCGAGACGTTTCTCGCCGTTCGCGGCGCCCGAACGCTCGCGCTTCGATTGCAACGAGCCCAGCAAACCGCAATGATGCTTGCAGCGTGGCTTGAGACACATCCGCTGGTCACTCGCGTCCGGTACCCAGGCCTGCCTTCGCACCCAACGCATGCTGTCGCCAAGCGTGTACTCAAGGGATTCGGAACCGTCATCTCTTTCGATGTAGTTGGCGGATCGGAGGTCGCTGATGCTGTCTGCCGACGAACCCGACTCATCCGCTACGCCACAAGTCTCGGTGGAGTTGAATCAACGATGGAACGAAGAGCCGCGATTCCGGGCCAGGAACATATCCCGCCGTCGCTCCTACGAATTAGTGTTGGCATTGAGGATGCAAATGATCTTAGAGCCGATCTCGACTCGGCGATGCGCTCATCCGCCCCCTGAGCATTTTGGGGTTGTACAGGCTCGGGGCACTACTCAAATCCGATGCAAACAAGTGGTGATTTACAATAGATCTGTTTTCGACGTCCGATTCTTTGTAACCTCGCTACCTAACAGTGGAAGACAGAGCGATTTGCTAAAACAACGTAAATTGCACGATCGTGCCTTTTTGATCTTCAGGCAGTTCTTCTAAGTCGTTTATTTCTGAAACTTCAATTAGTTTCGAACGGTGAAACCGGATCAGCTTTGCCCTGGCAGGCTGGATTTGTTCTATTTCACGCGAACCAAGGGTCGTTAGTTCGATAACGGCTTCAGTTTTCTGGAGATCTTGTTGCGCGACAATGGACCCAATGGATCTCGCGATTTCGATCTCCTTTCTGTGGAACTGTTTCCATGCCTCTTCTGCAGATCCGCTTCGGATGTCTGTTGAAAGTGACCTGACCAGATCTTCGAGTAGCGTGTTTGACGAATCGCAAAGTGAAGTGAGTCCTCCTTCATCCGGCAGTTCGCCTTCCACGATGAGGGCCGCTTCCATCTTTTTAGCCATGAGCGCAAGACATTCTTCTTGCAGCGTTTTTCTGTATGCAAAGAAGAGCACCTCTACTTCTTGCGTCTGATTGATGCGGTAGGCGCGCCTGGCTGCCTGACGAAGTGTGGTGAGTTTGTATCCCGTTTGATAGAAGATGCAAGTTGGAAATGAGTAGAGATCCACGCCTGTCTTGACTAGCTCGGCATTGCAGATCACTGCGTCAACATTTTCTTTTTCGCGTTCTTCAAACCATCGAATGCGCTGTTCAGGTTTAACCGTTGTGGACCGCAGTATTGCAACTGAAAGTCCGGCTTCTTCCAATTTCAGCTGGATTCTGGGAATGATATCCCGCGTGTCGGTGAATGAACAAAAGACAAGCACTTTTCTGCCTTTGTTCTTTTGACTACAGATCTTATCGATAAGTGCCTGTTCCTTGGGATAACTAATCGAAGAATCAAGCCGGGGCGCGGCGATCTCCACCTTTTCGTCTCCGTCACGGGACGTTACTACAACATATTCACCGGAGAGTGGCGCCGAGTCGGGGTAGCTCAAAAGGGACATCAACATTTTCGAAAGTAAGGCCATGGGAGGAGTGCCCTCACTCGCATTGAGCCTTTCCTTAAACTTCCGTGCAAGTTCTTCATAGGCCTTTTGCTGGGTTTCGGCCATGCGAATGGAAACAACCTGTTCAGAATATTTCGGAAGCGCTTCGCTGATGTCTGCTAGACGCAGAAACACGCATTTGTCCAGCAAGTATTTCGGGAGAACGACCGGAGAGATACCGGGTCGCCGGCGGACGATCTTATCGTTTGTTTTCCCCCGTCCGCTGCGAAAATCATTTGCATCGATGTACCGTACAGTTTCCAGTACTCCATACTGCGACATCCACTCGGTTTCTGCTCCATATTCAAAGCCTGCTTCTTTCACTTTTCGCGGTTCCATACGGTAGAGGAGTGCGAATAGCGAAGTGGCATAGCCATTTGTCAGAGTCCCGGTCAAAGCTAGAATCCGCCTCGTTGACGAAGCCAGCCTGCCAAAGGTGTTTCCCTGCAGCGAATTCAGCGATTCCAGTTCATGGCACTCATCGAATATGCCCAAGGTGAAAAAGTTTCGCATCTTGCGCTTGATGAATTCAGCCGGCGACATGCGGCGAATCTTAGGGATCGCTGTCCACAACGGCGAGCCGCAGCGGATTGACTCCGCGCGTTCGCTTCCATCTTCTTTCACCTTATAGGAAGTGGGCACTCTCCGGTATTTGATTTTCTCGATGACGCCGTCGGTTCTGTAAATTCGATATCCGATGATTCCCTGGCAGGAGTGCTTACGTTTGTGCAGGTCTGTGTGGCCCAATGGTATGACGTATTCTGACGTCCCTTCTTTGTTTGTATCGGTGATACGGAAACCGCATCTGGGGCAGTGCAGGTAGGCATAGTTTTTCTGCCCATTCTCTACACGGCGAACGTTGTACGCTTCCTTCCAATGATAGGAGAGTTTCGCTTTTTCCCTGCTAATAATGTAGTACTGAGGCCGGACCGGGATTCGCCCCTTTTCAGCCTCCAGGATTTTAGTAAGAGTGCTGATAGGGTCCTTGACGTTGAGGCTGATGACTTGCGCGTTCGGTACCGTTGAAAGGATTTCCGCAGCCCACTTCGGGCAAAGATGCGGAGGACAGCACACTAAAACTCGCTCGGAAACAGGTGCCAGAGTGCTGGTTATGATTGAAATGAGTGTTTTGCCGACTCCCATTTCACCAACAAGAACCAGGGACTTTTTCCCGTACATGTAGAATGCTTTTGCCAGAGCTTTGATTACTTCTTTCTGCGCAGGGAGAGGGGTTCTGTTTGCAGGCACCTCAGCGATCCTGGGCTCAAATTGATTGCAGTTGTCGTTGGTTTCCAGCGGATCGTGAAGAGGACTTACAAGCTGGAGTACCTTTTCACCGAGCCGTTCGGCCCAGTCGTCCAGAAAAGACTTGAGTGATATTTCTTTTCGTTGCAGCATGGTTTGATCGTGGTTCGCAGTCAGTTGAGATTTTCAGATGTTGATCGACTTCGAACGAATTGCATCACCGATAAGCTCCAGGATGCGTTCTTCCTGGTAGCTGAAGGCGTAAGCGCAGCAACCGTAGGAAAGCAGATCTGTAATGATTCCATCTTCTTTCAGTATTTCGAAAAGGACATCTTGCCAGGACTCAAGCAGCGGTATCGGGCGTGCCGATAGAGTTGCGAAGATCCTTTTGCGTGAATCTGTTTCGTCAGCTCCGATGACAACGAAGTCTTTCTTCGTTTGCCGCAGCACGCACCTGTCATCCCAGAAAACACCGTGACAGCGTCCCCAGGACAAAGGCACGGATTTGATGTGCGTCTTAGAGTCTTCTGCCCAGTTGCGTCTTGCGGCGATGTAATTTTTGCTATTGTCTATTCGTGCGTATGGCTGGAGCTTTTGAAACGGTTCTCCCGCAAGTTGAACTTCTATAGCGCTGTGCTGCACGATTCCGGCCAGGATCCCATTTACTGCTTGAGTGTTGCCGTACAAAGATAGAAAGTAGAGACCTCCTTCTTTGGAAACGGCAAACTGATCCGCATACGCAGCAATCCCTTGATAGATAACGTTTTTCATAGAGAGATGGACGTTTACCGGACTTCGTAGAGCGTGCCTTCGGAATCGAAGTAACGAACGCATGCGCGCGCCTTACTGGTCTCCACTACCTTAACTGTGCTGGCATCAACCTGTTCAGTGCGTGTTTCAGTGAGCTGTTCGGTGAAGCCTTTCACAACGATCGTTTCGTTGCCGTTTGTCACGCAGCCGTTGATGAACCCGGCAGTCAGCAGATTTGCAAGATGAGCCAGTCTGAGCCTCATGATAGGAGTCACTGCGGACAGCTCCTCAGGAGACTGTAGAATTCGTTGCATCTGCTTGTTGAGCGGCGAGTGGGCCATATCCTTGATCATGTCATCAACTGTCGGATGAGAATCCCTGAATAGACGCGGCCCGGCTGTTGCGGGAACCGCATAACGAAAATCCTGAACTGTCTCTTTGCCCAGAAAGGGAGAATTGTAGAGTTGTTCCATGAGCTGCTGTGCTGTCTCGGCTTCGAAGCTGCTCTTTATTTTTCGTGTTGCGAAGATTACGATCTGATTGAATTCTTGAAACTCCTCGACCGGCATTCTGAATGCTCTGATGTTTTCAAATCGATAGGTCAGACTCTTTGCCATGTAACCATCGATCCCGTTTACGGGCACAATGAGAATCATCACGCCCCGCGGGGCAACGTAATCCGCAGTCTCTTTGAAGAACGTTTTTTCAAGCCGTGTGCTGCGCAAGCCGGTTCGATAATCGAAATCGTAGGGTGGGTTAAGGAGGAGCAGTGAAAAGGTCTCCCTGGTGCACGTTAGATCGAATATGCTGCAGTTTACGAAAGTATCCAGTACTTTTTGACTCTTCGCAGCTCTTCCGGCATCAATCTCCACGCCGTAAGATGCGACGTCCGATCCTTGTGTGCGGAACGCGTTGCCGATTTCTGCCAGCGCCACACCTTCGCCACAGCATGGATCAAAGATGTGAACGGTCGTCTTCTCGCTGATCGATGTTTCCGGTTTGACGATCTTACAGATCAGTTCGAGAGTCTTTGGTGGTGTTGGATAGAACCCGAGTTTTGCTTGTGATGCGAGTCTTGCCATTTTCTTTTTGAAAAGTTTTAAGAGTTGAAAAACAGAAACCGGTTCCCGCTTACCCTGGCAGAACTAGAGGCGATCAGTCATACATCAGACTGAATTGGGCTGTTTGCGTATCCTGTGATGAAGACGTTTCTGTTTTCCTGCTATCGTTCGTGATTCGCGCGGCCTGTAATATTTGCTTCGCCTTTTCGCTTTTCGAATGGGGTCCACAGTGCGAGTTTCCAGCATGGTCGTAAAACCCAAGTTCAAGCGCTTTCAGATCGCGCGCAGCATGAAACGGGACGAAGGGACCGGAGTGTTCGCTTGGCCGTTTACAGTATCGTTCCCGTCCGGCGCCACATTCCGGGCAAGAGACTTCGAAGCAAGGATCCTGGGGAAACTGGTACTGGCAGCTATTGCAGACTACCTGCTGCCTGGGCTTTCCTGCTGCTATGAGTGAATTCACTTCTTAGTGCGTGTATGCTTAAAAGACCAAGAGTATGAAATTCAAATTTGATCCAGAAGAGTTTTGGCGGGAGAAAACCCTGGAGGAACTTGCAGATGAGCAGGGTGTCGGACCTTTCCAGTGGGAAGAAGTATTTGGGAAAGGCGCCGATCTTTGGGAAGATGATGACGATTTTGAAAAATTT
This genomic window from bacterium contains:
- the dnaN gene encoding DNA polymerase III subunit beta, producing MQTDENLLLDKNETPNPTANMKKEPQPSPGMQFQVQTELLLKELQLLVPLADQKSTTLPVLRNVLISAKKSTIHLVTSNLETAMESEIPAEVTTEGQVTADAKDLLRILRAAGEVESIELSVDVEHQTLHVEFDSTEFELPTLPPDEFPALPSITNKKSITVPTEVLKRGIGAVLFVIPAEDIRYAMNGALVKFDGNSITFVGTDGHRLAFINPRTDSTITRVEKEAIISGIALQQLARLISNCDAETVQFTLEASYGLFRIGSRTLLFRLIEAQFPEYEKFISLKNPFAAVLNTSNFILALENVTVIAGGRTPITELNIKNSQLEVTWCGQDGSNAATTIAAVYQGEEMQIGFNSNYLLEFLRSIDSDETVIELSTNTTAALLRPNGGNPDGQKYVVMPIRL
- a CDS encoding DUF2071 domain-containing protein, producing MRVPVITGIINRRILVNFRIDPAVIQQHLPKPFRPKLQKGYAIAGICLIKLEHIRPKGIPTILGISSENAAHRIAVIWEDEDGVLREGVFIPRRDTDSLINTLAGGRLFPGEHNRASFCVSELQDNIDVEVSSDDGVVNIKMSGSVSDHMPPGSVFSNLQEASDFFESGSVGYSVTGNQNRLDGLTLRTQNWKVQPLSVNAVCSSYFSDPNKFPIGSVQFDCALLMKNLLHEWHGADDMYI
- a CDS encoding PLP-dependent transferase, coding for MKLESWLVSAGRDSEPGAPLNVPLIPASNFIIGGRREYSRDDGTPTWEALEIIVGGLESGKAVAFASGMAAIAAVFDQLVTGTVVALPDDCYQGVAGLVAAGEEKGRWSVQPIPVDDTAGWIRACTIADLIWLESPSNPLLTVADLEAICTAPRKQGTIVAVDNTFATPLNQQPLEFGATVSLQSATKFIGGHSDLLAGVATTRDVALWHALRKCRELTGATPGTLETFLAVRGARTLALRLQRAQQTAMMLAAWLETHPLVTRVRYPGLPSHPTHAVAKRVLKGFGTVISFDVVGGSEVADAVCRRTRLIRYATSLGGVESTMERRAAIPGQEHIPPSLLRISVGIEDANDLRADLDSAMRSSAP
- a CDS encoding SNF2-related protein — protein: MLQRKEISLKSFLDDWAERLGEKVLQLVSPLHDPLETNDNCNQFEPRIAEVPANRTPLPAQKEVIKALAKAFYMYGKKSLVLVGEMGVGKTLISIITSTLAPVSERVLVCCPPHLCPKWAAEILSTVPNAQVISLNVKDPISTLTKILEAEKGRIPVRPQYYIISREKAKLSYHWKEAYNVRRVENGQKNYAYLHCPRCGFRITDTNKEGTSEYVIPLGHTDLHKRKHSCQGIIGYRIYRTDGVIEKIKYRRVPTSYKVKEDGSERAESIRCGSPLWTAIPKIRRMSPAEFIKRKMRNFFTLGIFDECHELESLNSLQGNTFGRLASSTRRILALTGTLTNGYATSLFALLYRMEPRKVKEAGFEYGAETEWMSQYGVLETVRYIDANDFRSGRGKTNDKIVRRRPGISPVVLPKYLLDKCVFLRLADISEALPKYSEQVVSIRMAETQQKAYEELARKFKERLNASEGTPPMALLSKMLMSLLSYPDSAPLSGEYVVVTSRDGDEKVEIAAPRLDSSISYPKEQALIDKICSQKNKGRKVLVFCSFTDTRDIIPRIQLKLEEAGLSVAILRSTTVKPEQRIRWFEEREKENVDAVICNAELVKTGVDLYSFPTCIFYQTGYKLTTLRQAARRAYRINQTQEVEVLFFAYRKTLQEECLALMAKKMEAALIVEGELPDEGGLTSLCDSSNTLLEDLVRSLSTDIRSGSAEEAWKQFHRKEIEIARSIGSIVAQQDLQKTEAVIELTTLGSREIEQIQPARAKLIRFHRSKLIEVSEINDLEELPEDQKGTIVQFTLF
- a CDS encoding DUF6094 domain-containing protein, whose product is MARLASQAKLGFYPTPPKTLELICKIVKPETSISEKTTVHIFDPCCGEGVALAEIGNAFRTQGSDVASYGVEIDAGRAAKSQKVLDTFVNCSIFDLTCTRETFSLLLLNPPYDFDYRTGLRSTRLEKTFFKETADYVAPRGVMILIVPVNGIDGYMAKSLTYRFENIRAFRMPVEEFQEFNQIVIFATRKIKSSFEAETAQQLMEQLYNSPFLGKETVQDFRYAVPATAGPRLFRDSHPTVDDMIKDMAHSPLNKQMQRILQSPEELSAVTPIMRLRLAHLANLLTAGFINGCVTNGNETIVVKGFTEQLTETRTEQVDASTVKVVETSKARACVRYFDSEGTLYEVR